In Necator americanus strain Aroian chromosome IV, whole genome shotgun sequence, the following proteins share a genomic window:
- a CDS encoding hypothetical protein (NECATOR_CHRIV.G15554.T2) has product MISTGTSFRLDSKSLHQLHFLFIVNRKLPGRIGEVSESVYTTLLVLVVAVPLNTLSRCTLFVYSMRAPKGGVDDDVNQYERLIRFAGRPAQEKKKMEMANFVDEAAERMMTDLENENWYHGALPLEDVVCLITIRGDFLLRALESEDGRGPMPCLTVRVENHVKDFPIHKIQQANAYLFTIDGVNKAPSVITLVQKHFYDRIPVAGEVLLLKPIPKQAWELSKDKITLEQKIGEGAFGEVWRGSLRQFANMNIPVAVKVTKMKEENKVLMQEMHREARLMRQYKHLNIVAFYGMVIENDNVMIVMEFVSGGGLDHHLKNRQVSIPDRCSFAFDVSLGLYYLHNKRCMHRDLACRNCLIDTQKNIVKISDFGLSKQADRYQVQAYEKIAVKWQAPEVIATRMYTRECDVYSYGILVWEIFNNARMPFEEYSNRTVRQRLCEPRFRPPLTPDMPDEIRIIVAACWCANPELRPVMKDVAWILKKFIRHT; this is encoded by the exons ATGATTTCCACGGGAACCAGTTTTCGCCTGGACAGTAAGTCTTTGCACCAGcttcatttcttgtttattgTTAACCGGAAACTTCCAGGGAGGATA GGCGAAGTGTCGGAGAGCGTCTACACTACTCTACTCG TCCTTGTCGTCGCAGTTCCGCTGAACACATTATCAAGGTGTACACTATTTGTATATAGCATGCGAGCACCG aagGGTGGGGTCGATGACGATGTCAATCAGTACGAAAGATTGATAAGATTTGCCGGACGTCCAGCA caggagaaaaagaagatggaaatGGCGAATTTTGTCGACGAGGCCGCTGAGAGAATGATGACG GATCTCGAGAATGAGAACTGGTACCATGGTGCTCTTCCACTGGAAGACGTAGTCTGTCTTATTACAATTCGTGGTGATTTTCTACTACGTGCTCTCGAATCAGAAGATGGACGTGGACCGATG CCATGTCTAACCGTTCGTGTTGAAAATCATGTGAAAGACTTCCCGATCCATAAAATACAACAAGCGAACGCATATTTGTTCACTATCGATGGTGTAAATAAAGCTCCGTCGGTTATTACTCTTGTTCA GAAACATTTCTACGATAGGATCCCTGTCGCTGGCGAAGTACTGTTATTAAAGCCTATACCTAAACAAGCATGGGAGTTATCAAAGGATAAAATTAcattagaacaaaaaataggtGAAGGAGCATTTGGAGAAGTGTGGAGAGGATCGCTAAGACAATTTGCTAATATGAACATTCCTGTGGCTGTCAAAGTG acaaaaatgaaagaggaaaacaaagtTCTGATGCAGGAAATGCACAGAGAAGCTCGATTAATGCGCCAGTACAAGCATTT GAATATCGTAGCGTTTTATGGTATGGTAATCGAGAATGATAACGTAATGATAGTAATGGAATTCGTGTCAGGAGGAGGATTGGATCACCATCTCAAGAATAGACAA GTAAGTATCCCGGATCGTTGCTCGTTCGCGTTCGACGTCTCTCTTGGCTTGTACTATCTACACAACAAACGATGCATGCACAG GGATCTAGCCTGCAGAAACTGTTTAATAGACACCCAGAAAAATATTGTTAAAATTTCCGATTTTGGTTTATCAAAACAAGCAGACAGATATCAGGTTCAAGCCTATGAAAAAATTGCTGTGAAATG GCAAGCACCTGAAGTAATAGCGACTCGAATGTATACGCGAGAATGTGATGTATATTCATATGGTATACTTGTTTGGGAAATATTCAACAACGCAAGAATGCCATTTGAAGAGTATTCAAATAGAACAGTGCGACAACGG TTGTGTGAGCCAAGATTTCGGCCACCTTTGACACCAGATATGCCGGACGAGATTCGAATTATTGTGGCGGCGTGCTGGTGCGCAAATCCAGAGTTGCGTCCGGTTATGAAGGATGTAGCGTGGATTCTCAAGAAATTCATTAGACATACGTAA
- a CDS encoding hypothetical protein (NECATOR_CHRIV.G15554.T1) produces MRAPKGGVDDDVNQYERLIRFAGRPAQEKKKMEMANFVDEAAERMMTDLENENWYHGALPLEDVVCLITIRGDFLLRALESEDGRGPMPCLTVRVENHVKDFPIHKIQQANAYLFTIDGVNKAPSVITLVQKHFYDRIPVAGEVLLLKPIPKQAWELSKDKITLEQKIGEGAFGEVWRGSLRQFANMNIPVAVKVTKMKEENKVLMQEMHREARLMRQYKHLNIVAFYGMVIENDNVMIVMEFVSGGGLDHHLKNRQVSIPDRCSFAFDVSLGLYYLHNKRCMHRDLACRNCLIDTQKNIVKISDFGLSKQADRYQVQAYEKIAVKWQAPEVIATRMYTRECDVYSYGILVWEIFNNARMPFEEYSNRTVRQRLCEPRFRPPLTPDMPDEIRIIVAACWCANPELRPVMKDVAWILKKFIRHTDVFWELQSLRKEQRSP; encoded by the exons ATGCGAGCACCG aagGGTGGGGTCGATGACGATGTCAATCAGTACGAAAGATTGATAAGATTTGCCGGACGTCCAGCA caggagaaaaagaagatggaaatGGCGAATTTTGTCGACGAGGCCGCTGAGAGAATGATGACG GATCTCGAGAATGAGAACTGGTACCATGGTGCTCTTCCACTGGAAGACGTAGTCTGTCTTATTACAATTCGTGGTGATTTTCTACTACGTGCTCTCGAATCAGAAGATGGACGTGGACCGATG CCATGTCTAACCGTTCGTGTTGAAAATCATGTGAAAGACTTCCCGATCCATAAAATACAACAAGCGAACGCATATTTGTTCACTATCGATGGTGTAAATAAAGCTCCGTCGGTTATTACTCTTGTTCA GAAACATTTCTACGATAGGATCCCTGTCGCTGGCGAAGTACTGTTATTAAAGCCTATACCTAAACAAGCATGGGAGTTATCAAAGGATAAAATTAcattagaacaaaaaataggtGAAGGAGCATTTGGAGAAGTGTGGAGAGGATCGCTAAGACAATTTGCTAATATGAACATTCCTGTGGCTGTCAAAGTG acaaaaatgaaagaggaaaacaaagtTCTGATGCAGGAAATGCACAGAGAAGCTCGATTAATGCGCCAGTACAAGCATTT GAATATCGTAGCGTTTTATGGTATGGTAATCGAGAATGATAACGTAATGATAGTAATGGAATTCGTGTCAGGAGGAGGATTGGATCACCATCTCAAGAATAGACAA GTAAGTATCCCGGATCGTTGCTCGTTCGCGTTCGACGTCTCTCTTGGCTTGTACTATCTACACAACAAACGATGCATGCACAG GGATCTAGCCTGCAGAAACTGTTTAATAGACACCCAGAAAAATATTGTTAAAATTTCCGATTTTGGTTTATCAAAACAAGCAGACAGATATCAGGTTCAAGCCTATGAAAAAATTGCTGTGAAATG GCAAGCACCTGAAGTAATAGCGACTCGAATGTATACGCGAGAATGTGATGTATATTCATATGGTATACTTGTTTGGGAAATATTCAACAACGCAAGAATGCCATTTGAAGAGTATTCAAATAGAACAGTGCGACAACGG TTGTGTGAGCCAAGATTTCGGCCACCTTTGACACCAGATATGCCGGACGAGATTCGAATTATTGTGGCGGCGTGCTGGTGCGCAAATCCAGAGTTGCGTCCGGTTATGAAGGATGTAGCGTGGATTCTCAAGAAATTCATTAGACATAC TGATGTCTTCTGGGAGTTACAGTCACTACGAAAAGAACAACGAAGCCCTTAG
- a CDS encoding hypothetical protein (NECATOR_CHRIV.G15555.T1): MTICTCNARTPAAEVAIEDLMMQARKFKYDVIGLNETRRRRPLNAVYDTGEELFLGTCESRGVGGVGVPVNTNMAVNIDSFEQLTIRIGGLRMRRCSSTPALTIFVVYAPTSSYEKEVEVFCMDLEKFYRENHTIHKVIIGDFNAKIGPRRTPRELHIGTHGRQWNEQGERLSEFIMTTKTTHGNSQLQKPSSLR, translated from the coding sequence atGACGATCTGCACTTGTAACGCCCGAACGCCTGCAGCAGAAGtggccattgaagatctgatgatgcaagccaggaagtttaagtacgatgtcatcggaCTGAACGAGACAAGGCGACGCCGCCCACTAAACGCCGTGtatgacactggagaagaactgttcttaggaacatgcgaaagtagaggagttggtggagttggtgtccCCGTCAACACAAATATGGCAgtaaacatcgactctttcgaacaacttacaatTCGAATAGGAGgtttacggatgagaagatgtagttcaacaccagctttgacaatcttcgtcgtttatgctccaacatcaagctacgaaaaagaagtcgaagttttctgtatggacctggagaagttctacagagaaaatCATACCATccacaaggtcataattggtgatttcaacgccaaaattggccccagaagaacgcccagagaacttcacatcggaacccacggccgccaatggaatgagcagggagagaggctttccgagttcatcatgacgactaagaccacacatgggaactcgcaactccagaagccctcttctttacgctag
- a CDS encoding hypothetical protein (NECATOR_CHRIV.G15556.T1), translating to MKSLFWEVRAIRVDGRFFSNLRFADDVVLFSNSSNEAETMLNELNEAGKRIGLRINRKKTQFMKNAYCEDGGVQLGGSQIVETSSYVYLGRSMTMENDLKEELNRRMRAAWAAFAAVREATDQLTDKDLRAHLFDSTVLPALCYAAETWADTAATSRKLLTTHRALERCLLKFNRRTQHLAGLRSSDLKGMSRLRDPAEYVSKAKHRWDSHTMRRIDDRWTKRTLEWIPRGAKRPRGRPPTRWGDVFATRMDQLRAQLDTAQGPRQRHSRNLRTS from the coding sequence atgaaatcgtTATTCTGGGAAGTAAGGgccatacgtgttgatggaagatttttctcgaaccttcgtttcgcggacgacgtcgttctcttttcgaacagttccaatgaagcagaaacgatgctcaacgaattgaacgaagcaggaaagagaataggactgcgaataaacagaaagaagacacagttcatgaagaacgcctactgcgaggacggaggagtacaacttggaggctcccaaatcgtggaaacttcgtcatacgtatacctcggacgttctatgactatggaaaacgacttgaaggaagaactgaatagaagaatgagagcagcgtgggcagcattcgcagccgtcagggaagctacggaccaactgacggacaaagatcttcgtgcccatctgttcgactcgacagttcttccagcgctctgttacgcagcggagacgtgggcagacaccgcggccacgtctaggaagctacttactacccacagagcccttgaaagatgtctcctgaagtttaaccggcgcacacaacacttagccggtcttcgcagctccgacttaaaaggaatgtcccgtcttcgcgacccagcggaatatgtatcgaaagcaaaacatagatgggacAGTCAcaccatgagaagaatcgacgatagatggactaaaagaacgctagagtggatcccaagaggtGCTAAACgtcctcgagggagaccgccgacgagatggggtgacgtgttcgctacacggatggaccagctgagagctcagctggatacggctcaaggaccacgtcaacgtcactcacgaaacttgagaacatcttag
- a CDS encoding hypothetical protein (NECATOR_CHRIV.G15556.T2), translating into MLNELNEAGKRIGLRINRKKTQFMKNAYCEDGGVQLGGSQIVETSSYVYLGRSMTMENDLKEELNRRMRAAWAAFAAVREATDQLTDKDLRAHLFDSTVLPALCYAAETWADTAATSRKLLTTHRALERCLLKFNRRTQHLAGLRSSDLKGMSRLRDPAEYVSKAKHRWDSHTMRRIDDRWTKRTLEWIPRGAKRPRGRPPTRWGDVFATRMDQLRAQLDTAQGPRQRHSRNLRTS; encoded by the coding sequence atgctcaacgaattgaacgaagcaggaaagagaataggactgcgaataaacagaaagaagacacagttcatgaagaacgcctactgcgaggacggaggagtacaacttggaggctcccaaatcgtggaaacttcgtcatacgtatacctcggacgttctatgactatggaaaacgacttgaaggaagaactgaatagaagaatgagagcagcgtgggcagcattcgcagccgtcagggaagctacggaccaactgacggacaaagatcttcgtgcccatctgttcgactcgacagttcttccagcgctctgttacgcagcggagacgtgggcagacaccgcggccacgtctaggaagctacttactacccacagagcccttgaaagatgtctcctgaagtttaaccggcgcacacaacacttagccggtcttcgcagctccgacttaaaaggaatgtcccgtcttcgcgacccagcggaatatgtatcgaaagcaaaacatagatgggacAGTCAcaccatgagaagaatcgacgatagatggactaaaagaacgctagagtggatcccaagaggtGCTAAACgtcctcgagggagaccgccgacgagatggggtgacgtgttcgctacacggatggaccagctgagagctcagctggatacggctcaaggaccacgtcaacgtcactcacgaaacttgagaacatcttag
- a CDS encoding hypothetical protein (NECATOR_CHRIV.G15558.T2), with the protein MKMAIVSPSCCPSSVDMGIAQWHIEEDPNVDYEMLLRGLRAYAERASKSRTTNLDRVSKTTKELLGRRRALRLDSNALHVERKKILEAAQRRVSLKKCRRDLRQYNIPLAALLSKDGTRTSSRREMEIITERFYLNLFRSSTPMSSLIIPTGEAPPRVLSSEVRVAIKSMKPGTAPGPDFISTDFLRAGGHLHVILAAHMTSYLQKERIPDQWNTSRTVLIHKKGDREDLRNYRPICLLSVLYKVFTKIIPTRIAGTLDEAHPQEQARFRQVFSCLDHIQTVSRVIEVCREYRLPLVLTFDYEKVFDSVETNAFLSALVGQGVDASYVDISQLLRSMHD; encoded by the exons atgaaaatggcaatcgtctcgccgagCTGTTGTCcgtcgtcggtggacatgggaattgCCCaatggcacatcgaggaggacccaaacgtggattacgagatgctgctcagaggattacgagcctatgctgaacgtgcctcgaagtcgcgcacgacaaacttggatcgagtttcgaagaccaccaaggaattgttaggaagaagaagggcgtTGAGGCTTGATTCGAATGCATTGCATGTTGA gcggaagaagattctggaagcagcacaaagaagagtgagtctaaagaagtgccgcagggatctccgccaatataatattccgctagcagccttgctgagcaaagacgggactcgcacgtcttctcgtcgtgagatggaaatcattacggagaggttctacttgaaccttttccgttcatcaactcctatGTCAAGCCTGATCATCCCCAccggtgaagctccaccacgggtTCTctcttcggaagtacgagtcgctatcaagagcatgaaacctggcacagcccccggacctgattttatatcaacagactttcttcgggctggtggccatcttcatgtaatcttagcagcgcacatgacatcctaccttcagaaagaaaggatcccagaccagtggaacacctcgcgaaccgttcttatccataagaaaggtgaccgagaggatcttcggaactaccgtccgatatgcttgctgagcgtgttatacaaagtattcaccaagatcatccccACGCGCATAGCtgggacgctggatgaagcccatcctcaagaacaagctagATTCCGTCAGgtgttcagctgcttggaccacatccagaccgtgtcgagggtcattgaggtttgccgggaataccgcctgccccttgttctaactttcgactatgagaaagtctttgacagcgtagaaacgaatgcatttctgtcagcgctggtcggtcaaggtgtggacgcgtcatATGTGGatattagccaattgctacgatcgatgcacgactag
- a CDS encoding hypothetical protein (NECATOR_CHRIV.G15557.T1), which translates to MEIITERFYLNLFRSSTPMSSLIIPTGEAPPRVLSSEVRVAIKSMKPGTAPGPDFISTDFLRAGGHLHVILAAHMTSYLQKERIPDQWNTSRTVLIHKKGDREDLRNYRPICLLSVLYKVFTKIIPTRIAGTLDEAHPQEQARFRQVFSCLDHIQTVSRVIEVCREYRLPLVLTFDYEKVFDSVETNAFLSALVGQGVDASYVDISQLLRSMHD; encoded by the coding sequence atggaaatcattacggagaggttctacttgaaccttttccgttcatcaactcctatGTCAAGCCTGATCATCCCCAccggtgaagctccaccacgggtTCTctcttcggaagtacgagtcgctatcaagagcatgaaacctggcacagcccccggacctgattttatatcaacagactttcttcgggctggtggccatcttcatgtaatcttagcagcgcacatgacatcctaccttcagaaagaaaggatcccagaccagtggaacacctcgcgaaccgttcttatccataagaaaggtgaccgagaggatcttcggaactaccgtccgatatgcttgctgagcgtgttatacaaagtattcaccaagatcatccccACGCGCATAGCtgggacgctggatgaagcccatcctcaagaacaagctagATTCCGTCAGgtgttcagctgcttggaccacatccagaccgtgtcgagggtcattgaggtttgccgggaataccgcctgccccttgttctaactttcgactatgagaaagtctttgacagcgtagaaacgaatgcatttctgtcagcgctggtcggtcaaggtgtggacgcgtcatATGTGGatattagccaattgctacgatcgatgcacgactag
- a CDS encoding hypothetical protein (NECATOR_CHRIV.G15558.T1) has product MKMAIVSPSCCPSSVDMGIAQWHIEEDPNVDYEMLLRGLRAYAERASKSRTTNLDRVSKTTKELLGRRRALRLDSNALHVE; this is encoded by the coding sequence atgaaaatggcaatcgtctcgccgagCTGTTGTCcgtcgtcggtggacatgggaattgCCCaatggcacatcgaggaggacccaaacgtggattacgagatgctgctcagaggattacgagcctatgctgaacgtgcctcgaagtcgcgcacgacaaacttggatcgagtttcgaagaccaccaaggaattgttaggaagaagaagggcgtTGAGGCTTGATTCGAATGCATTGCATGTTGAGTGA
- a CDS encoding hypothetical protein (NECATOR_CHRIV.G15559.T1), translating into MATAERRSNLRLLRTSLILDQGDTRTRTTRHGDCLRLCTYNARTVSTDADLHALLGAPERIKFHLIALQETKCRRSDVRVMNDGTLVIRGEKVPPQNVAGVGFFVHPSVVHLVDSHEMLSPRPAFLR; encoded by the coding sequence atggcgaccgctgagaggcgatcaaatctcaggttgctcaggacgtcattgattctggaccaaggtgACACACgaacacgcacgactcgccatggagactgtctcagactgtgtacttacaacgcgagaacagtgtccacagacgctgacctgcatgcccttctcggagctccagagcgtatcaaatttcacttgattgcgctgcaggagaccaagtgcagaaggagcgacgtacgagtgatgaatgacggtacactcgtcatccgtggagagaaggttccgccGCAAAATGTAGCcggtgttggtttttttgtgcacccatctgtcgtccatcttgtcgattctcacgagatgcTGTCACCTCGTCCGGCCTTTCTGCGctaa
- a CDS encoding hypothetical protein (NECATOR_CHRIV.G15560.T4) — MSDVSNPFSAWETLPEDEPPLCIAVRRPVSPPRHYEAVNRCGGDGGIEKEDGKCHSRLLLKSLQQPRPHASSPSERKWTCRSRGPLFRSRTCHRYLPPVLINTLTRVFTRYLSQCKVPKQWKTNKTVLLYKKGDPQDIGNYRPICLLSVIYKLFTRVILNRIERALDEGQPCEQPGFRKWFSAIDHIHTFSKLTEVSREYKMPLCLTFIDLKKVFDTVESEAVMEALDNQGVPTPYIKILGELYSNLTTKISPFYNDVIIDVKRGVRQGDTMRVKVDGRHLHHLRFADHRSYNSKHQMERMLAEFDETRKKIRLRLNLDKDDVYEERMGREINMMNDLTSELGRRKRVAWGAYKSIEDVVKRTKNIRLRAHLFITTVLSALTCASETLVFRKQEENAISIIERGIERAGNVMRFNDKRWTRAVSEWIPRDIKPTAGRAPTQWSDLFRKSFFEFLAKRDATGQHLRAIGTNISVTGTRCKSMNNGSTSDTGEPSVTPTDMMSPISMRVFVNMSTQHIHLLRVPGEGLNRAPPVPLCAVGQDSSRRVSKKDSSSRKNKLDSRKMQKLDLRRISAARRRPDADSTRRRR, encoded by the exons atgtcggatgtgtcgaaccccttctcagcttgggagaccctccCGGAGGatgaacctccgctgtgcatcgcagttcgacgcccagtgtcacctccacgccactatgaggcggtgaACCGTTGTGGAGGCGATGGAGG catcgagaaggaGGATGGAAAATgtcattcacgacttctactaAAATCTCTTCAACAGCCACGTCCACacgcctcctcaccatctgaacGAAAATGGACATGTCGTTCCAGAGGTCCCCTCTTCCGAAGTCGGACATGCCATCGT TACCTACccccagtactcatcaacacatTGACGAGGGtcttcactcgttatctgtcGCAATGCAAAGttcctaagcaatggaaaaccaacaagaccgtgctgttgtataagaaaggagacccacaagacatcggcaactatcgtccaatctgcttactgtctgtcatctacaagctcttcacaagagtaattctaaacaggatagaaagagcattagatgaaggacagccatgcgagcaaccAGGGTTCCGAAAATGGTTCAGTgcgattgaccacatacacacgtTTTCAAAACTCAcagaagtatcgcgagagtacaagatgccgctgtgtctcactttcatcgatttaaagaaagtctttgatacagttgagagcgaagcggtcatggaggctttggacaaccaaggggtccctactccatacataaagatacttggtgagttgtatagcaacttgacgaccaaaatttccccattctacaatgatgtcataatcgacgtgaagagaggggttcgtcagggtgacacaatgagagtgaaagttgacggccggcatttacaccatcttcgtttcgctgatcaTCGTTCTTATAACAGCAAGCATCAGATGGAACgaatgctggccgaatttgatgaaacgcgTAAAAAGATCCGTCTTCGGCTGAACCTAGATaaagacgatgtttatgaagaacggatgg gtcgggaaatcaacatgatgaacgacctgacctccgagctgggcagaaggaaacgagtggcttggggagcgtataagagcatcgaggatgtagtgaagaggaccaagaacatccggctccgtgctcacctattcatcACCACCGttctttctgctttgaccTGCGCTTCAGAAACCTTAgtgtttcgcaagcaggaagaaaatgcgattAGCATCATAGAACgcggaattgaaagg GCGGGAAatgtgatgcgtttcaacgacaaacgttggaccagagccgtaagcgaatggataccacgcgacatcaaaccCACCGCAGGAAGAGCGCCGACCCaatggtcagacctcttcagaaagtccttcttcgaGTTCCTCGCGAAAAGAGATGCCACTGGTCAACACTTGCGCGCGATTGGAACAAATATAAGTGTTACTGGTACCCGCTgtaaatcgatgaacaacgggagcacaaGTGATACAGGTGAGCCTTCGGTGACGCCCACTGATATGATGAGTCCAATTTCGATGAGAGTATTCGTAAATATGTCAACTCAACACATTCATCTCTTGAG AGTCCCTGGTGAAGGACTAAATAGAGCGCCACCGGTACCGCTGTGTGCGGTTGGTCAAGATTCTAGCAGAAGAGTATCAAAGAAGGACTCATCATCGCGCAAG AATAAACTGGATTCGCGTAAAATGCAAAAGCTTGATCTCCGAAGG ATCTCAGCGGCAAGACGGAGGCCAGATGCAGATTCAACAAGAAGGCGTCGATGA
- a CDS encoding hypothetical protein (NECATOR_CHRIV.G15560.T1) — protein MSDVSNPFSAWETLPEDEPPLCIAVRRPVSPPRHYEAVNRCGGDGGYDNEIDHIIINKGFSLTDVAVVPKFYTGSDHRLLRGRFPSTRTEEKAAKFSKRTPRTIIDRMLFASLVDF, from the coding sequence atgtcggatgtgtcgaaccccttctcagcttgggagaccctccCGGAGGatgaacctccgctgtgcatcgcagttcgacgcccagtgtcacctccacgccactatgaggcggtgaACCGTTGTGGAGGCGATGGAGGGTATGATAATGAAATTGATCACATCATCATCAATAAAGGGTTTTctctgacggatgtcgctgttgtaccaaagttttatacgggatcggaccatcgccttcttcgaggaagatttccTTCCACACGGACAGAAGAAAAAGCCGCAAAGTTCTCTAAGCGAACTCCCAGAACCATCATAGACCGGATgctcttcgcttcgcttgtcgatttttga
- a CDS encoding hypothetical protein (NECATOR_CHRIV.G15560.T2) codes for MPLCLTFIDLKKVFDTVESEAVMEALDNQGVPTPYIKILGELYSNLTTKISPFYNDVIIDVKRGVRQGDTMRVKVDGRHLHHLRFADHRSYNSKHQMERMLAEFDETRKKIRLRLNLDKDDVYEERMGF; via the coding sequence atgccgctgtgtctcactttcatcgatttaaagaaagtctttgatacagttgagagcgaagcggtcatggaggctttggacaaccaaggggtccctactccatacataaagatacttggtgagttgtatagcaacttgacgaccaaaatttccccattctacaatgatgtcataatcgacgtgaagagaggggttcgtcagggtgacacaatgagagtgaaagttgacggccggcatttacaccatcttcgtttcgctgatcaTCGTTCTTATAACAGCAAGCATCAGATGGAACgaatgctggccgaatttgatgaaacgcgTAAAAAGATCCGTCTTCGGCTGAACCTAGATaaagacgatgtttatgaagaacggatgggtttctga
- a CDS encoding hypothetical protein (NECATOR_CHRIV.G15560.T3), protein MNNGSTSDTGEPSVTPTDMMSPISMRVFVNMSTQHIHLLRVPGEGLNRAPPVPLCAVGQDSSRRVSKKDSSSRKNKLDSRKMQKLDLRRISAARRRPDADSTRRRR, encoded by the exons atgaacaacgggagcacaaGTGATACAGGTGAGCCTTCGGTGACGCCCACTGATATGATGAGTCCAATTTCGATGAGAGTATTCGTAAATATGTCAACTCAACACATTCATCTCTTGAG AGTCCCTGGTGAAGGACTAAATAGAGCGCCACCGGTACCGCTGTGTGCGGTTGGTCAAGATTCTAGCAGAAGAGTATCAAAGAAGGACTCATCATCGCGCAAG AATAAACTGGATTCGCGTAAAATGCAAAAGCTTGATCTCCGAAGG ATCTCAGCGGCAAGACGGAGGCCAGATGCAGATTCAACAAGAAGGCGTCGATGA